A genomic window from Salvelinus alpinus chromosome 10, SLU_Salpinus.1, whole genome shotgun sequence includes:
- the LOC139532693 gene encoding OX-2 membrane glycoprotein-like — MNTFLIFLCLLSEAVSVNIVARGDTRVDFNADASYTCTHADPTGVLQVTWQRLFKDDSVENLATYSKRFGAQIIDPHRGKVVFTEASLNSTSITVKNVTWSDDACYICSFNVYPSGSRRKQTCLTVQGVSEVRATMQKVPSTEPDSDMEVVVSCSATGKPAPWIQWNISAAALIKTPNNWTVINKDQTVTANSNITLQLLPGSGGYVDCIINNGMRTQRHERVLLPILPGESREREVEEDDKRTSPWAVAIPVFLIISLLVIFGCVELQKKKGCRQAALATTADEQDPVRSIV; from the exons ATGAATACTTTTCTCATTTTCTTATGCTTGCTCTCTGAAG CGGTCTCTGTCAACATCGTAGCTAGAGGAGACACCAGGGTTGACTTCAATGCCGACGCATCATATACCTGCACCCATGCAGACCCGACAGGTGTGCTGCAAGTCACCTGGCAGAGGCTGTTCAAAGACGACTCGGTGGAGAATCTGGCCACCTACAGCAAGCGGTTTGGCGCTCAAATCATAGACCCGCACCGAGGCAAGGTGGTTTTCACGGAGGCATCTCTCAACTCGACGTCCATTACCGTGAAGAATGTAACATGGTCGGACGACGCCTGCTATATTTGTTCCTTCAATGTTTACCCGAGTGGATCAAGACGCAAGCAGACTTGTCTTACTGTTCAAG GTGTATCTGAAGTGAGAGCCACAATGCAAAAAGTCCCCAGCACTGAACCTGACTCAGACATGGAAGTTGTGGTCAGCTGCTCTGCCACAGGTAAACCAGCACCTTGGATccaatggaacatttctgcagcagCACTCATAAAGACACCTAACAACTGGACTGTCATTAACAAAGACCAAACTGTCACAGCCAATAGCAACATCACCCTCCAACTGTTGCCAGGCTCAGGGGGATACGTGGACTGTATCATAAACAATGGGATGAGGACACAGAGACACGAGCGGGTCCTGCTTCCTATTCTCcctggagagagtagagagagggaggttgaaGAGG ATGACAAGAGGACATCCCCGTGGGCTGTTGCCATTCCAGTATTCCTAATCATTTCCCTTTTAGTCATCTTTGGCTGTGTCGAGCTTCAAAAGAAAAAAG GTTGCAGGCAAGCAGCGTTGGCAACCACAGCAGACGAGCAGGACCCTGTTAGGAGCATTGTGTAA